In the genome of Rhodoplanes sp. Z2-YC6860, one region contains:
- a CDS encoding LLM class flavin-dependent oxidoreductase: MTMRPRQKDRLETNPALSTRRLKLGTFQTNLDSGCVMSDLDGRLDITWPNTVALAKLADEMEFEALVPVARWMGWGGKLNPQGPGFETYTWAAGISASTQNSGVVSTSHITINHPIIAAKQSAAIDHISDGRFILNVVTGWVQPEIEMFNQPFLSHEERYACAEEWLGIIKRLWTEDDSFDHEGRFFKIKKGYLAPKPIQYPYPAIMNAGASDLGRHYAVKHCDLVFTVIRTGGFDECRAHVQAYHTLAREQYGRDIKVWTLVNIVQGETEAEARAFYDDYVHKRGDWDAAKNMVEIFSLETNKRNVPPERIKPLQEAFIQGWGGLPVIGTREQVVDRLMMLSKAGLDGVLVAFPRYEDGMRDFRDKTYPLLKQAGLRDFV; encoded by the coding sequence ATGACCATGCGGCCGAGACAAAAAGACCGGCTCGAAACCAATCCGGCGTTGAGCACGCGGCGCCTGAAGCTCGGCACGTTCCAGACCAATCTCGATTCCGGCTGCGTGATGAGCGACCTCGACGGCCGGCTCGACATCACCTGGCCGAACACCGTGGCGCTGGCGAAGCTCGCCGACGAGATGGAGTTCGAGGCGCTGGTGCCGGTGGCGCGCTGGATGGGCTGGGGCGGCAAGCTCAATCCGCAGGGACCGGGCTTCGAGACCTACACCTGGGCGGCCGGCATCTCGGCCTCCACGCAAAACAGCGGCGTGGTCTCGACATCGCACATCACCATCAACCATCCGATCATCGCGGCGAAGCAATCGGCAGCAATCGACCACATCTCCGACGGCCGCTTCATCCTCAACGTCGTCACCGGCTGGGTTCAGCCGGAGATCGAGATGTTCAACCAGCCATTCCTGTCCCACGAGGAGCGCTACGCCTGCGCGGAAGAATGGCTCGGCATCATCAAGCGGTTGTGGACCGAGGATGATTCCTTCGATCACGAGGGCCGTTTCTTCAAGATCAAAAAGGGCTACCTCGCGCCGAAGCCCATTCAATATCCCTACCCTGCGATCATGAACGCCGGCGCCTCCGATCTCGGCCGGCACTATGCGGTGAAGCACTGCGACCTGGTGTTTACCGTGATCCGCACCGGCGGATTCGACGAATGCCGCGCCCATGTGCAGGCCTATCACACGCTCGCCCGCGAGCAGTACGGCCGCGACATCAAGGTGTGGACGCTGGTCAACATCGTGCAGGGCGAGACCGAGGCGGAGGCCCGCGCCTTTTACGACGACTATGTGCACAAGCGCGGCGATTGGGACGCCGCGAAAAACATGGTCGAGATTTTTTCGCTCGAGACCAACAAGCGCAACGTGCCGCCGGAGCGCATCAAGCCGCTGCAGGAGGCTTTCATCCAGGGCTGGGGCGGACTGCCGGTGATCGGCACGCGCGAGCAGGTGGTGGACCGGCTGATGATGCTGTCAAAGGCGGGCCTCGATGGCGTGCTGGTGGCGTTTCCGCGTTACGAAGACGGCATGCGTGATTTCCGCGACAAGACC
- a CDS encoding MFS transporter, producing the protein MFADRRRIAVAFCAIGAFLHLYAPQSVLPMMSQEFGVGAADISPVITAGTLAVAVTAPFTGALSDVLGRKRLIVIALALLLIPATMTALAPTLNQIIFWRFIHGLLLPPIFAVTIAYVGGEFPPNEANAVFGIYASASSVGGFLGRFVPGMLTEYIGWRGGFLALACGSVICFVMVTWLLTPEKKFVSASNLGTSLRQMVAHLRNPLLLSIYAVGFGVLFNFIATFTYLSFHLAAPPFNKSPAFLGSVFVVYLFGSVAALWLGPAIAWLGRKTFVLCVFAVWAVGMLLSLIPSVPAIIVCLIIASTCGILTQASSTSFVATTAKTGTSAAVGLYVMSFYFGGTFGGWLPGHAYEAGGWPYSLALVLGMLAIMTTIVALFWKR; encoded by the coding sequence ATGTTTGCCGACCGACGCCGCATCGCCGTCGCCTTCTGCGCCATCGGCGCGTTCCTGCATCTTTACGCGCCACAATCCGTGCTGCCGATGATGTCGCAGGAGTTCGGTGTCGGCGCGGCCGATATCAGCCCGGTGATCACCGCCGGCACACTGGCTGTCGCTGTCACCGCGCCGTTCACCGGCGCGCTGTCCGATGTGCTGGGGCGCAAGCGCCTGATCGTCATCGCGCTGGCGCTGCTGCTCATTCCCGCCACCATGACGGCGCTGGCGCCGACACTCAACCAGATCATCTTCTGGCGCTTCATCCACGGCCTGCTGCTGCCGCCGATCTTCGCCGTGACCATCGCCTATGTGGGCGGCGAGTTCCCGCCCAACGAGGCCAACGCCGTGTTCGGCATCTACGCCTCGGCCTCGTCGGTCGGCGGCTTCCTGGGGCGCTTCGTGCCCGGCATGCTCACAGAATATATCGGCTGGCGCGGCGGCTTTCTGGCGCTCGCTTGCGGCTCGGTGATCTGCTTCGTCATGGTGACGTGGCTGCTGACGCCGGAGAAGAAGTTCGTCAGCGCCAGCAATCTCGGCACGTCGCTGCGCCAGATGGTCGCGCATCTGCGCAACCCGCTGCTGCTGTCGATCTATGCGGTCGGTTTCGGCGTGCTGTTCAACTTCATCGCGACCTTCACCTATCTCAGCTTCCATCTCGCGGCGCCGCCGTTCAACAAATCGCCGGCCTTCCTCGGCTCGGTCTTCGTGGTCTATCTGTTCGGCTCAGTGGCTGCGCTGTGGCTCGGCCCGGCCATCGCCTGGCTCGGCCGCAAGACCTTCGTGCTCTGCGTGTTCGCGGTGTGGGCTGTGGGCATGCTGCTGAGCCTGATCCCGTCGGTGCCGGCCATCATTGTGTGCCTGATCATCGCCTCGACCTGCGGCATCCTCACCCAAGCCTCATCGACGAGCTTCGTCGCGACCACGGCCAAGACCGGCACCTCGGCTGCGGTCGGCCTTTACGTGATGTCGTTCTACTTCGGCGGCACCTTCGGCGGCTGGCTCCCGGGACACGCCTATGAAGCCGGCGGATGGCCCTATTCGCTGGCGCTGGTGCTCGGCATGCTGGCGATCATGACGACCATCGTGGCGCTGTTCTGGAAACGCTAG
- a CDS encoding NIPSNAP family protein, producing MIVDHRTYRIKPTGMQKHLDIYGEFGFAAQSRHLGKPHAYMFAESGDMNTLVHQWVYEDAADRAKRRAAMMADPEWQIYLKKLAESELLVDQRTSLMIPTKFAPMK from the coding sequence GTGATCGTCGACCACCGCACCTATCGCATCAAGCCCACCGGAATGCAGAAGCACCTCGACATCTACGGCGAGTTCGGCTTTGCGGCGCAGTCGCGCCACCTCGGCAAGCCGCATGCCTACATGTTCGCCGAGTCCGGCGACATGAACACGCTGGTGCACCAGTGGGTCTACGAGGACGCCGCCGACCGCGCCAAGCGCCGCGCCGCAATGATGGCCGACCCCGAGTGGCAGATTTACCTCAAGAAGCTCGCCGAGTCGGAGCTCCTGGTCGACCAGCGCACCTCGCTGATGATCCCGACCAAGTTCGCACCGATGAAGTAG
- a CDS encoding IS110 family transposase, translated as MDIIAVGIDVSKDRLDVAVRPGGELFVVTRNASGVGRLIERMRALAPGIIALEATGGFETVVAASLAAAALPVVVVNPAQIRAFAKALGQRAKTDPIDAAVIAHFAEATKPQPRPLADEATQLLADLVARRRQIIEMIGAESQREKRIAVSRLRKSIRRVIGMLEKELAELDSEIDDSVRGSPAWREKEDLLASVPGIGPIISRTLIADLPELGTLSRKQIAALAGLAPFTRQSGQWKGRSFIGGGRKSVRTALFMGAMVAMRHNPVLKAFFNRLTKAGKPKMVAIIAVARKLLTILNAIVRDKRPWQIA; from the coding sequence ATGGACATCATCGCTGTCGGTATCGACGTCTCGAAAGACCGCCTGGACGTGGCTGTGCGCCCCGGTGGGGAGCTGTTTGTGGTGACGCGCAATGCATCCGGCGTGGGTCGGTTGATCGAGCGGATGCGGGCCCTGGCGCCGGGGATTATTGCGTTGGAAGCCACCGGCGGCTTTGAAACGGTGGTGGCAGCCTCTTTGGCTGCCGCGGCGCTTCCTGTTGTCGTCGTCAACCCGGCCCAAATCCGAGCCTTTGCCAAGGCGCTCGGGCAGCGCGCTAAGACCGACCCGATCGATGCCGCTGTGATCGCCCACTTCGCGGAGGCGACGAAGCCGCAGCCGCGGCCCTTGGCAGACGAGGCAACGCAGCTTCTGGCCGATCTCGTCGCCCGCCGCCGGCAGATCATCGAGATGATCGGCGCGGAAAGCCAGCGCGAGAAGCGGATAGCCGTGTCGCGCCTGCGCAAAAGCATCCGCCGGGTCATCGGCATGCTGGAGAAGGAACTCGCCGAGCTCGATAGCGAGATCGACGACAGCGTGCGCGGCTCGCCGGCTTGGCGCGAGAAGGAGGATCTGCTCGCCTCCGTGCCAGGCATCGGCCCGATCATCTCGCGCACGCTCATTGCCGATCTGCCCGAACTCGGCACGCTCAGCCGCAAACAGATCGCTGCGCTCGCAGGGCTTGCCCCCTTCACCCGCCAGTCCGGCCAGTGGAAGGGGCGGAGCTTTATTGGCGGCGGTCGCAAATCCGTGCGCACCGCGTTGTTCATGGGCGCGATGGTCGCCATGCGGCACAACCCGGTCTTGAAGGCCTTCTTCAATCGCCTGACCAAGGCCGGCAAGCCGAAGATGGTCGCCATTATCGCAGTCGCCAGAAAACTGCTGACTATCCTCAACGCCATCGTGCGGGACAAACGACCATGGCAAATCGCTTGA
- a CDS encoding Bug family tripartite tricarboxylate transporter substrate binding protein yields MPRRCWAVVLSLTVSMIAWVAPAQSQESEKAFYAGKTVRMIVGSGVGGGYDVFSRLIAPYLSKTLGTTVIVENQPGAGGLVALNKLYIAPPDGLQISLTQGTMAGIAQLTGDQAARFDLTKFTYLATVGAPPGLWLVPPESPIREVQQAIDAKMKWRWASSGGTSGLGIGAAFTCEALNLDCHIVQGYKGSADAGLAVTRGEMDAVYVPESSANNLVKSKQNWALATISRTKSRFFQDRPTIFEAAKIAPDRVWAMDFLANLEGTGRLLMAPPGIPAARLAYLREAIKETLAIPQLIAEGERMERIIEYTDPDTTLRTVSAVVRDVAPEQKARALKLLSGEK; encoded by the coding sequence ATGCCGAGGCGCTGCTGGGCTGTCGTTCTGTCGTTGACGGTTTCCATGATCGCGTGGGTCGCTCCGGCCCAGTCGCAAGAATCCGAGAAAGCATTCTACGCCGGCAAGACCGTGCGCATGATCGTGGGCTCCGGCGTCGGCGGCGGCTACGACGTGTTCTCGCGCCTGATCGCGCCGTATCTTTCCAAGACGCTCGGCACCACCGTGATCGTCGAGAACCAGCCGGGCGCGGGCGGGCTCGTTGCGCTGAACAAGCTCTACATCGCGCCGCCGGACGGGCTGCAGATCTCGCTCACCCAGGGCACCATGGCCGGCATTGCGCAACTCACCGGCGACCAGGCCGCGCGCTTCGATCTCACCAAGTTCACCTATCTCGCGACCGTCGGTGCGCCGCCCGGGCTCTGGCTGGTGCCGCCGGAATCGCCGATCCGCGAGGTGCAGCAGGCGATCGATGCCAAGATGAAATGGCGCTGGGCGTCCTCCGGCGGCACCTCGGGGCTCGGCATCGGCGCAGCCTTCACCTGCGAGGCGCTGAACCTCGATTGCCATATCGTGCAAGGCTACAAGGGCAGCGCGGATGCAGGGCTCGCGGTGACGCGCGGCGAGATGGACGCGGTCTACGTGCCGGAATCCTCGGCCAACAACTTGGTGAAGTCGAAACAGAACTGGGCGCTGGCGACGATCTCACGCACCAAGTCGCGGTTCTTCCAGGACCGGCCGACGATATTCGAGGCGGCGAAGATCGCTCCCGATCGGGTGTGGGCGATGGATTTCCTCGCCAACCTCGAAGGCACTGGCCGCCTGCTGATGGCCCCGCCTGGGATTCCAGCGGCGCGCCTCGCCTACCTCCGCGAAGCCATCAAGGAAACATTGGCGATCCCGCAACTGATCGCCGAGGGCGAGAGGATGGAGCGGATCATCGAATACACCGATCCGGACACCACGCTCCGCACGGTGAGCGCGGTGGTGAGGGATGTCGCGCCCGAGCAGAAGGCCCGCGCGTTGAAGCTTCTGTCGGGGGAGAAGTAG
- a CDS encoding thiamine pyrophosphate-binding protein has protein sequence MLRANDGTRTGGEILVDQLLVHGVQHVFCVPGESYLAALDAFYDRPIKLTVCRQEGGATMAAEAIGKVTGRPGVAFVTRGPGATNASPGIHIARQDSTPLIVFVGQVAREMRDREAFQELDYRAVFGTMAKWATEIDDPARIPEIVSRAFYTACNGRPGPVVIALPEDMLVERAAVPDAPSFEPVETWPGLADMAKLQKLLWAAKSPIVLAGGSRWSEQATASLARFAERFDVPVATTFRRTHLIDTLHPSYAGDVGLGINPKLLARIKASDLIVLIGGRLSEIPSQSYSLLDIPGPRQTLVHVHPGAEELGRVYHPHLAINAAPTGFAAALEGLQPPNEITWRAATKAAHADYLEWTEKATPQPGGVNLGEIVVWLRDNLPPDSFITTGAGNFSAWVHRFYRFRRFATHIGPCSGSMGYGVPSALGVKRAFPERTVVCFAGDGDFLMNGQEFMTAVQYDIPFIIVVVDNGTYGTIRMHQEREYPTRVVATELKNPDFAAYAKAFGGFGIMVDKTADFAAAFRAAEKSGKPSIIHLKVDTNASTPGMTLEGIRQKSLTSAKA, from the coding sequence ATGCTGCGCGCCAATGACGGCACCCGCACCGGCGGTGAAATCCTGGTCGATCAATTGCTGGTTCATGGTGTGCAGCATGTGTTCTGCGTGCCGGGCGAGAGCTATCTCGCGGCGCTCGACGCATTCTACGACCGGCCGATCAAGCTCACGGTCTGCCGCCAGGAGGGCGGCGCGACCATGGCGGCGGAAGCCATCGGCAAGGTGACCGGGCGGCCGGGCGTGGCCTTCGTCACCCGCGGCCCTGGCGCCACCAATGCGTCGCCGGGCATCCACATCGCGCGGCAGGATTCCACGCCGCTGATCGTGTTCGTCGGACAGGTGGCGCGCGAGATGCGCGACCGCGAGGCCTTCCAGGAACTCGACTATCGCGCGGTGTTCGGCACCATGGCCAAGTGGGCGACCGAGATCGACGACCCGGCGCGCATCCCGGAGATCGTGTCGCGTGCCTTCTACACCGCCTGCAACGGCCGGCCCGGCCCGGTGGTGATCGCGTTGCCGGAGGACATGCTGGTCGAACGCGCGGCGGTGCCGGACGCGCCGTCGTTCGAACCGGTCGAGACCTGGCCGGGCCTTGCCGACATGGCGAAGCTGCAGAAGCTTCTGTGGGCCGCGAAGTCGCCGATCGTGCTCGCCGGCGGCAGCCGCTGGTCGGAGCAGGCGACGGCGTCGCTCGCGCGCTTTGCCGAGCGCTTCGACGTGCCGGTCGCGACCACGTTCCGCCGGACGCATCTGATCGACACGCTGCATCCGAGCTACGCGGGCGACGTCGGCCTCGGCATCAACCCGAAGCTGCTCGCGCGTATCAAGGCCTCGGATCTGATCGTGCTGATCGGCGGGCGCCTGAGCGAAATTCCCTCGCAGAGCTATTCGCTGCTCGACATTCCGGGGCCGCGCCAGACGCTGGTGCATGTGCACCCCGGCGCGGAAGAGCTCGGCCGCGTCTATCATCCGCATCTCGCGATCAATGCGGCGCCGACCGGCTTCGCGGCGGCTCTTGAAGGGTTGCAGCCGCCGAACGAGATCACCTGGCGCGCGGCGACCAAGGCGGCGCACGCCGACTATCTCGAATGGACCGAGAAGGCGACGCCGCAGCCCGGCGGCGTCAATCTCGGTGAAATCGTGGTCTGGTTGCGCGACAACCTGCCGCCGGATTCGTTCATCACCACCGGTGCCGGGAATTTCTCGGCCTGGGTGCATCGCTTCTATCGCTTCCGGCGGTTCGCCACCCACATCGGCCCGTGCTCGGGCTCGATGGGCTACGGCGTGCCGTCGGCGCTCGGCGTCAAGCGCGCGTTCCCGGAGCGCACGGTGGTGTGCTTCGCGGGCGATGGTGACTTCCTGATGAACGGCCAGGAGTTCATGACCGCCGTGCAGTACGACATCCCGTTCATCATCGTGGTGGTCGATAACGGCACTTACGGCACCATCCGCATGCACCAGGAGCGCGAATATCCGACCCGCGTCGTGGCGACCGAATTGAAGAATCCGGACTTTGCCGCCTATGCCAAGGCGTTCGGCGGCTTCGGCATCATGGTGGACAAGACCGCGGACTTTGCCGCGGCCTTCCGCGCGGCGGAGAAATCCGGCAAGCCCTCGATCATCCACCTCAAGGTCGACACCAACGCCTCGACGCCGGGGATGACGCTGGAAGGCATCCGGCAGAAGTCGCTGACGAGCGCGAAGGCGTAG
- a CDS encoding ABC transporter substrate-binding protein encodes MRQVRILKLALPVLAATLVAGVAFAEPVKIRVSYVVAPSDWAPLLPEKPELLKHNGKSYTLEVVRVNGTPALVQAMAANEIEIGNHSYSSLGIAIQNAGMDDLRIISDQFQDGVPGASTTQYFVLKDSPIQKVEDLKGKVVSSNAAGAAVDIAMRAMLKKHGLEDKRDYTHIEAPLPAQKAMLLEKKTDLICSVVPFQYDPELREKGRVLFTQRDAFGITQMIVWTARKSFIDKNRAALVDFMEDALRVVRWYLDPANHDEAVQIASRLTKIPPERFSWLFTAQDYARNGNLMPDMTALQANVEATRALGFIRAPIDVNKYADLSIVKEAAARLK; translated from the coding sequence GTGCGACAAGTTCGAATTCTGAAACTCGCTCTGCCGGTTCTTGCCGCCACGCTCGTGGCGGGCGTGGCGTTTGCCGAGCCGGTGAAGATCCGCGTGAGCTATGTCGTCGCGCCATCGGACTGGGCGCCGCTTCTCCCCGAGAAGCCTGAACTGCTGAAGCACAACGGCAAGTCCTACACGCTCGAAGTGGTGCGCGTGAACGGCACACCGGCGCTGGTGCAGGCGATGGCCGCGAACGAAATCGAGATCGGCAATCACTCGTACTCGTCGCTCGGCATCGCGATCCAGAACGCCGGGATGGACGATCTGCGAATCATTTCCGATCAGTTCCAGGACGGCGTGCCCGGTGCATCGACGACGCAGTACTTCGTGCTGAAGGACAGCCCGATCCAGAAGGTCGAAGACCTCAAGGGCAAGGTGGTGTCGAGCAACGCCGCGGGAGCTGCGGTCGACATCGCGATGCGCGCGATGCTGAAGAAGCACGGCCTCGAGGACAAGCGCGACTACACCCACATCGAGGCGCCGCTGCCGGCGCAGAAGGCGATGCTGCTCGAAAAGAAGACCGACCTGATCTGCAGCGTGGTGCCGTTCCAGTACGATCCCGAGCTGCGCGAGAAGGGCCGCGTGCTGTTCACGCAGCGTGACGCGTTCGGCATCACGCAGATGATCGTGTGGACCGCGCGGAAAAGCTTCATCGACAAGAACCGCGCTGCCCTGGTCGACTTCATGGAGGACGCGCTGCGCGTGGTGCGCTGGTATCTCGACCCGGCCAATCACGACGAGGCGGTGCAGATCGCGTCGCGGCTCACCAAGATTCCTCCGGAACGGTTTTCCTGGCTGTTCACCGCGCAGGACTACGCGCGCAACGGCAACCTGATGCCGGACATGACGGCGCTGCAGGCCAACGTCGAGGCGACGCGGGCGCTGGGCTTCATCCGCGCGCCGATCGACGTCAACAAATACGCCGACCTGAGCATCGTGAAGGAGGCCGCGGCGCGGCTGAAGTAG